One genomic segment of Candidatus Latescibacterota bacterium includes these proteins:
- the ysxC gene encoding ribosome biogenesis GTP-binding protein YsxC: MGRFEDLRFTKSVLKLADCPPEPWPEVAFSGRSNVGKSSMINRITGRRGLAKVSQRPGKTQALNFFRLGDSDAHLVDLPGYGYAKVPKAVQDAWRRFMTDYLERRQQLAGLVQLMDCRHEPTALDRQMVGWLRTTQLPFLLVLTKADKLKRSQRQGAVAQARRALELTAEQPLQLFSSEDGEGRAEVIAWIDQRLAAWRMPEPAPAAPGDASEASANPPLES; the protein is encoded by the coding sequence GTGGGACGCTTCGAGGATCTGCGCTTCACGAAGAGCGTCCTGAAGCTCGCGGACTGCCCGCCGGAGCCCTGGCCCGAGGTCGCCTTCTCGGGCCGCTCCAACGTGGGCAAGAGCAGCATGATCAACCGCATCACGGGCAGGCGCGGCCTGGCCAAGGTCAGCCAGCGGCCGGGCAAGACCCAGGCGCTGAACTTCTTCCGTCTCGGCGACTCGGACGCGCATCTGGTCGACCTGCCCGGCTACGGCTACGCCAAGGTGCCGAAGGCCGTGCAGGACGCCTGGCGCCGCTTCATGACCGACTACCTCGAACGCCGTCAGCAGCTCGCCGGCCTGGTGCAGCTCATGGACTGCCGGCACGAGCCCACGGCGCTGGACCGGCAGATGGTGGGCTGGCTGCGCACGACGCAGCTCCCCTTCCTGCTCGTGCTCACGAAGGCCGACAAGCTCAAGCGCAGCCAGCGGCAGGGCGCCGTGGCCCAGGCCCGCCGCGCGCTGGAGCTGACGGCCGAGCAGCCGCTGCAGCTCTTCTCGTCGGAGGACGGCGAAGGCCGCGCCGAGGTGATCGCCTGGATCGACCAGCGGCTCGCGGCCTGGCGCATGCCGGAGCCCGCGCCCGCGGCCCCGGGCGACGCGAGCGAGGCCTCGGCG